In one Pseudodesulfovibrio tunisiensis genomic region, the following are encoded:
- a CDS encoding c-type heme family protein → MKFPPLSLQTKFLLGLGAIVLTLGIFFAAGMSFHLNSLLRSQVQDKAHLVLGQVDAVQRYVRETLRPKMFETIPDDEFIIEAMSSSFISRQVMDRLKMTEADYLYRRVAVNSRNPDYEVNAMEKGILDLFRANPAMDMWAGYRKVDGNEYFLSARPVRFHAKCMHCHGEPGEAPRELLSRYGSERGFGHTLDGLDGLDMVGVPVEDAVMQIRDATVGYLGVYASGMLIFFALIQVFFNRLVTHNLRRLTAVFRGRFREQGDVVMPRSLEHGDEIEGMVRGMEELGDRLLDAQRQLKDNAANLERTVDLRTRELSKEVAERQADVRLFVRLLGRLNTSQSRRVLWERSLPLVGRRFGADRVGFQCMLTSTRFHSWPDREHKPVLPDDWKEILVSAMPRFVPGRAYIPVGATEAVSDGLLVMEWEDGRTIRLQDQEVLRALGQQLGIAMENLTILDNLLRQKDMLQSIVEGISDPLLLLDGSCKVILANQAARNLTGDLTGRESGDAGSLLPVLFGGDQEMPDCPLKSAMGRGVPHSEEIQAESRFFMVSMYPLAEAGRMVVYIHEITQQKRMMARVRQSEKLATVGQFAAGLAHEMNNPLGVIKCYGELLRNTLSEEQGREDVMVILRHATQAQNVLQDLLTFARPERVSDETCDLRQALAASERVFSVQAAKKGVSVSVDVAPELEPFQVNSQKFEQVMANLFNNAMDAVEPETGSIRIAAVPDREGGVAVSVADNGPGVPEDLMDAVFDPFFTTKEVGKGTGLGLAVVYGLIKDQGGRIEIGYEDGAVFTIHLPSQEQRHS, encoded by the coding sequence ATGAAGTTTCCACCGCTCAGCCTTCAGACCAAGTTTCTGCTCGGGCTCGGAGCCATTGTCCTGACCCTCGGCATATTCTTTGCCGCTGGCATGTCCTTTCATCTCAATTCGCTGCTCCGCTCCCAGGTGCAGGACAAGGCGCATCTTGTGCTGGGACAGGTGGACGCGGTGCAGCGGTACGTGCGGGAAACCCTGCGGCCCAAGATGTTCGAGACCATCCCGGACGACGAATTCATCATCGAGGCCATGAGTTCCTCGTTCATTTCCCGGCAGGTCATGGATCGGCTCAAGATGACCGAGGCCGACTACCTGTATCGTCGCGTGGCCGTGAATTCCCGGAATCCGGATTATGAAGTGAATGCCATGGAAAAGGGGATTCTGGACCTTTTCCGGGCGAATCCCGCAATGGACATGTGGGCGGGGTATCGCAAGGTGGACGGCAACGAATACTTTCTTTCGGCCCGGCCCGTGCGGTTCCATGCCAAGTGCATGCATTGCCACGGCGAGCCCGGGGAAGCGCCCCGGGAGCTGCTGTCGCGGTACGGTTCGGAGCGCGGTTTCGGCCATACGCTGGACGGATTGGACGGGCTGGACATGGTGGGCGTGCCCGTGGAGGACGCAGTCATGCAGATTCGGGACGCCACGGTTGGCTATCTCGGGGTGTACGCCTCGGGAATGCTGATCTTCTTCGCCCTGATTCAGGTCTTTTTCAACAGACTGGTCACGCACAATCTGCGGCGGTTGACCGCGGTGTTTCGCGGTCGGTTCAGGGAGCAGGGCGATGTGGTCATGCCCCGGTCTCTGGAACACGGGGACGAGATCGAAGGCATGGTGCGCGGCATGGAGGAACTGGGCGACAGGCTGCTGGATGCGCAGCGGCAGCTCAAGGACAATGCCGCGAATCTGGAGCGGACCGTGGATTTGCGTACCCGGGAACTGTCCAAGGAGGTGGCCGAGCGTCAGGCCGACGTGCGGCTGTTCGTGCGGCTTCTGGGGCGGCTGAACACCAGTCAGTCCCGGCGGGTTCTCTGGGAACGCAGCCTGCCCCTTGTCGGGCGTCGTTTCGGTGCGGACCGCGTGGGATTTCAATGCATGCTGACCTCGACCCGCTTTCATTCCTGGCCGGACAGGGAACACAAGCCCGTGCTGCCCGATGACTGGAAGGAAATTCTGGTGTCGGCCATGCCCCGGTTCGTTCCGGGCCGGGCCTACATCCCGGTGGGCGCGACAGAGGCCGTGTCCGACGGGCTTCTGGTCATGGAATGGGAGGACGGCCGCACGATCCGGCTTCAGGATCAGGAGGTCCTGCGCGCTCTGGGACAGCAGCTCGGCATTGCCATGGAAAATCTGACGATTCTGGACAATCTGCTTCGTCAGAAGGACATGCTGCAATCCATTGTCGAGGGCATCAGCGATCCGCTTCTGCTGCTGGACGGCTCCTGCAAGGTCATTCTGGCCAATCAGGCGGCGCGTAACCTGACCGGCGATCTGACCGGACGGGAGTCCGGGGATGCAGGCAGCCTGCTGCCCGTGCTCTTTGGCGGGGATCAGGAAATGCCGGACTGCCCGCTCAAGTCGGCCATGGGGCGTGGCGTGCCTCATTCCGAGGAAATTCAGGCCGAGTCCCGGTTCTTCATGGTCAGCATGTACCCGCTTGCCGAGGCCGGGCGCATGGTCGTGTACATCCATGAAATCACCCAGCAGAAACGCATGATGGCCCGGGTACGCCAGAGCGAGAAGCTGGCCACGGTGGGGCAGTTCGCGGCCGGGCTGGCCCATGAGATGAACAACCCGCTGGGCGTGATCAAGTGTTACGGCGAGTTGCTCAGGAATACCCTGTCCGAGGAACAGGGCAGAGAGGACGTGATGGTGATTCTGCGTCATGCCACGCAGGCCCAGAACGTGCTTCAGGACCTGCTGACCTTTGCCCGACCCGAGCGCGTGAGCGACGAGACCTGCGATCTGCGTCAGGCCCTTGCCGCATCCGAGCGTGTGTTCAGCGTGCAGGCGGCGAAAAAGGGCGTGTCCGTGAGCGTGGACGTGGCCCCGGAGCTGGAGCCGTTTCAGGTGAACAGCCAGAAGTTCGAGCAGGTCATGGCCAACCTCTTCAACAATGCCATGGACGCGGTGGAGCCGGAAACCGGGAGCATTCGCATTGCCGCAGTCCCGGACCGCGAGGGAGGAGTGGCGGTCTCCGTGGCGGACAACGGTCCGGGCGTGCCCGAAGACCTGATGGACGCGGTGTTTGATCCGTTTTTCACCACAAAGGAAGTGGGCAAGGGCACCGGGCTGGGACTGGCCGTGGTCTATGGCCTGATCAAGGATCAGGGCGGCCGCATCGAGATCGGCTACGAGGACGGAGCCGTGTTCACCATTCATCTTCCCTCGCAGGAACAGAGGCATTCATGA
- a CDS encoding nickel-dependent hydrogenase large subunit, whose protein sequence is MSGCSPKAAPMAKGKHEVIVDPVTRIEGHLRIEAVVEDGKIVDVRSSAQLFRGLEIILKGRDPRDAQHFTQRSCGVCTYVHALASVRCVDNAVGVDKVLPHNATIIRNLVMAAQFMHDHIVHFYQLHALDFVDVAACAEADVDKTAEIAQAVARTVRPNPKIVSSKADLQKTKDTVIGIVKSGRLGIFTNAYFLGGHPSYVLPPEVNLLATNHYLNALHLQVKAARAMAIFGAKNPHTQFTVMGGVTCYEGLTDKYINDFVGLYDDILDFILDCYIPDLIAVAKGYKNWASIGGTTNFMTFGEYPAQGGEADLKSRYVKPGVIFDRDLGNVMDLDPAKIDEHVKHSWYKPGEPKHPYEGVTEPEYTSLDDKERYSWMKAPRYDGRSTEVGPLATCLVNYGLGHPEFKKYVDFVLAQLDVGPEALFSTLGRTAGRGIECLVTALKTADWVNDLKENIAKGDLDICKDWDMPSEAQGVGYVNAPRGALSHWINIKGGKIDNFQLVVPTTWNLGPRCDKDLPSPVEEALMDNTPIADPERPVEILRTVHSYDPCIACGVHVIDNKTGNVAKFRVL, encoded by the coding sequence ATGTCCGGTTGCTCCCCGAAAGCCGCCCCCATGGCCAAGGGCAAACATGAAGTCATCGTCGATCCGGTTACCCGCATCGAGGGTCACCTTCGCATCGAGGCCGTTGTCGAAGACGGCAAGATCGTCGACGTTCGCAGCAGCGCTCAGCTGTTCCGTGGCCTGGAAATCATCCTGAAGGGCCGCGATCCCCGTGATGCCCAGCACTTCACCCAGCGTTCCTGCGGCGTGTGCACCTACGTGCATGCTCTGGCTTCGGTTCGCTGCGTGGACAACGCCGTGGGCGTTGACAAGGTGCTGCCCCATAATGCCACCATCATCCGCAATCTGGTCATGGCCGCGCAGTTCATGCACGACCACATCGTGCACTTCTATCAGCTGCACGCTCTGGATTTCGTGGATGTTGCCGCCTGTGCCGAGGCCGACGTCGACAAGACCGCGGAAATCGCTCAGGCCGTTGCCAGAACCGTGCGCCCCAATCCGAAGATCGTGTCCTCCAAGGCCGACCTTCAGAAGACCAAGGACACCGTCATCGGCATCGTGAAGTCCGGCCGTCTGGGCATCTTCACCAACGCCTACTTCCTCGGCGGTCATCCGTCCTACGTGCTGCCGCCCGAGGTCAACCTGCTGGCGACCAACCACTACCTGAATGCCCTGCATCTTCAGGTCAAGGCCGCCCGCGCCATGGCCATTTTCGGCGCAAAGAACCCGCACACCCAGTTCACCGTGATGGGCGGCGTGACGTGCTACGAAGGCCTCACCGACAAATACATCAACGACTTCGTCGGCCTGTACGACGACATCCTCGACTTCATCCTGGATTGCTACATCCCGGATCTGATCGCGGTTGCCAAGGGCTACAAGAACTGGGCCTCCATCGGCGGCACCACGAACTTCATGACCTTCGGCGAATACCCGGCGCAGGGCGGCGAAGCCGACCTGAAATCCCGGTACGTCAAGCCCGGCGTGATCTTTGATCGCGACCTCGGCAACGTCATGGATCTCGATCCCGCGAAGATCGACGAACACGTCAAGCACTCCTGGTACAAGCCCGGCGAGCCGAAACACCCCTACGAGGGCGTTACCGAGCCGGAATACACCAGCCTCGACGACAAGGAACGCTACTCCTGGATGAAGGCCCCGCGCTACGACGGCCGTTCCACCGAGGTCGGCCCGCTGGCCACCTGCCTGGTGAACTATGGTCTGGGTCATCCCGAGTTCAAGAAGTACGTGGACTTTGTCCTTGCCCAGCTGGACGTGGGCCCTGAGGCCCTGTTCTCCACCCTCGGCCGTACTGCCGGCCGCGGCATCGAATGTCTGGTCACTGCCTTGAAGACCGCTGACTGGGTCAACGATCTCAAGGAAAACATCGCCAAGGGCGATCTGGACATCTGCAAGGATTGGGACATGCCTTCCGAGGCGCAGGGCGTTGGTTACGTCAACGCTCCTCGCGGTGCCCTGAGCCACTGGATCAACATCAAGGGCGGGAAGATCGACAACTTCCAGCTCGTGGTGCCCACCACGTGGAACCTTGGCCCTCGCTGCGACAAGGACCTGCCCAGCCCCGTGGAAGAGGCCCTCATGGACAACACCCCGATTGCCGATCCCGAGCGCCCGGTGGAAATCCTGCGCACGGTCCACTCGTATGACCCCTGCATCGCCTGCGGCGTGCACGTCATCGACAACAAGACCGGCAATGTGGCCAAATTCCGGGTTCTGTAG
- a CDS encoding YkgJ family cysteine cluster protein: MADTIFVRSNQDLENMGQRISCGPNCGVCCHQMVPISEYEAVHLARVVRSLPEEQRDRVTTRFHDAVAKLEGNGLLSRLLDVFNNHAHDWRKVRELQKLYWDQRLLCPFVEDGSCSIHPMRPVTCRQYSVTSPPELCAHIYEDGTPLRVVRHPMDVGGALASFTGTGGQRSRVIPHILSLHMEGAFTDRPLPELPAKDMAARFLEFLARAFVSRPE, from the coding sequence ATGGCTGATACCATTTTTGTCCGGTCGAATCAGGATTTGGAAAACATGGGCCAACGCATCTCCTGCGGTCCGAATTGCGGCGTATGCTGCCACCAGATGGTTCCGATCAGCGAATACGAGGCCGTGCATCTGGCCCGCGTGGTCCGCTCCCTGCCGGAAGAACAACGCGATCGTGTTACCACGAGATTTCACGATGCCGTAGCCAAACTGGAAGGAAACGGCCTGCTCTCCCGGCTGCTGGACGTGTTCAACAACCATGCTCACGACTGGCGCAAGGTGCGCGAGCTGCAAAAGCTCTACTGGGACCAGCGCCTGCTCTGCCCGTTCGTGGAGGACGGTTCCTGTTCGATCCACCCCATGCGCCCCGTGACCTGCCGTCAGTATTCCGTAACCTCGCCCCCGGAACTCTGCGCCCACATATACGAGGACGGCACTCCTCTTCGCGTGGTCAGGCACCCGATGGACGTGGGCGGCGCACTCGCCTCGTTCACGGGCACGGGCGGACAGCGCTCCAGAGTGATTCCGCACATCCTCAGCCTGCACATGGAAGGCGCGTTCACGGACCGTCCGCTGCCCGAACTCCCTGCCAAGGACATGGCCGCCCGTTTTCTGGAGTTTCTGGCCCGCGCCTTTGTGAGCCGTCCGGAATAG
- a CDS encoding HyaD/HybD family hydrogenase maturation endopeptidase translates to MADTEKRILVLGVGNVLFSDEGFGVRVAEELDRDYVFSSNVEVMDGGTLGLRLMGPIMESDYLILVDIVMNDGSPGEVFRLLGQDLEKACSFQNSMHQTDLLDTLAQCNLVGTVPEDVILYGVEPKDFTTMSTALSPELEAVLGKVKETVLEEIRSAGGEFAPRTSNNPSTEKVYVPRDTC, encoded by the coding sequence ATGGCAGACACAGAAAAGCGCATTCTCGTACTCGGCGTGGGCAATGTCCTGTTTTCCGACGAAGGCTTCGGCGTTCGAGTGGCCGAGGAACTGGACAGGGACTATGTATTTTCCTCCAATGTGGAGGTCATGGATGGAGGCACTCTGGGGCTTCGGCTCATGGGGCCGATCATGGAATCCGACTACCTGATTCTCGTGGATATCGTCATGAACGACGGCAGCCCGGGTGAAGTGTTCCGGCTGCTGGGACAGGACCTCGAAAAGGCCTGTTCGTTCCAGAATTCCATGCATCAGACCGACTTGCTCGATACGCTTGCCCAGTGTAATCTGGTGGGGACCGTTCCCGAGGACGTGATTCTTTACGGCGTGGAACCCAAGGATTTCACCACCATGTCCACGGCCCTGTCTCCCGAGCTGGAAGCCGTGCTCGGCAAGGTCAAGGAAACGGTGCTTGAGGAAATCAGGTCCGCGGGTGGCGAATTCGCGCCCCGGACAAGCAACAACCCTTCCACGGAGAAAGTCTATGTGCCTCGCGATACCTGCTGA
- a CDS encoding universal stress protein, with protein sequence MFRHILLATHGTPGAQKAETLALDWARQSGARLTVLSIVNEDWSFMTGDDWLNTSTTRNKFAKYVEDQISGEIGRLWERIRQDFAPLEPEFLRKVGKPETVLAETARELGTDVLVVGANQKKQAPGFKARLKNKELHPLLPCPLVVAP encoded by the coding sequence ATGTTCAGACACATTCTCCTCGCCACCCACGGAACCCCGGGCGCGCAAAAGGCCGAGACCCTCGCACTGGACTGGGCCAGACAATCCGGCGCAAGACTCACCGTGCTGTCCATTGTCAACGAGGACTGGAGCTTCATGACCGGGGATGACTGGCTCAATACCTCCACCACCCGCAACAAGTTCGCCAAGTACGTGGAAGACCAGATTTCCGGGGAAATAGGCCGCCTCTGGGAGCGCATCCGTCAGGATTTCGCCCCCCTGGAACCGGAATTTCTCCGCAAGGTGGGCAAACCCGAAACCGTGCTGGCCGAAACAGCTCGGGAACTCGGCACGGACGTGCTCGTCGTGGGTGCAAACCAGAAGAAGCAGGCCCCGGGATTCAAGGCGCGGCTCAAGAACAAGGAACTGCATCCCCTGCTGCCCTGCCCCCTTGTCGTGGCGCCGTAG
- a CDS encoding hydrogenase small subunit codes for MKFSVGHGRDGAVERLEKRGVSRRDFMKFCGTVAAVMGMGPAFAPKVAEALTNDNRPDVIWLHNAECTGCSESILRTVEPYIDALILDVISLNYHETIMAAAGEAAEKALWDTVNKGNFVAVVEGGVPTAAAGIENEPGAYGKVSGHTMLHTTTEVVNRAAATITYGTCAAYGGVQKAAPNPTGAKGLDELFPDKAIINVPGCPPNPYNLVGSIVHFLTKGIPELDEVGRPMVFFGESVHDNCPRQEFFDNDQFAPSFGSEEARKGWCLRKLGCRGPETYNNCPTVKFNQYNWPVQAGHPCIGCSQPNFWDGEDWDGETYIYADLT; via the coding sequence ATGAAATTTTCCGTAGGTCATGGTAGGGACGGAGCCGTGGAACGGCTGGAAAAACGCGGCGTTTCCCGTCGTGATTTCATGAAGTTCTGTGGTACCGTGGCTGCTGTGATGGGCATGGGTCCGGCTTTTGCTCCGAAAGTTGCCGAAGCCCTGACCAATGACAATCGCCCCGATGTCATTTGGCTGCACAACGCCGAATGCACCGGCTGTTCCGAGTCCATTCTGCGTACTGTCGAGCCGTACATCGACGCGCTGATTCTTGACGTCATTTCCCTGAACTATCACGAGACCATCATGGCCGCAGCTGGCGAAGCCGCTGAAAAGGCCCTGTGGGATACCGTGAACAAGGGCAACTTCGTGGCCGTTGTCGAAGGCGGCGTTCCCACTGCCGCCGCCGGCATCGAAAACGAGCCCGGCGCGTACGGCAAGGTCTCCGGCCACACCATGCTGCACACCACCACCGAGGTGGTGAACAGGGCTGCCGCCACCATCACGTACGGCACCTGCGCCGCTTACGGCGGCGTGCAGAAGGCCGCCCCGAACCCGACCGGCGCCAAGGGGCTGGACGAGCTGTTCCCGGACAAGGCCATCATCAATGTACCCGGCTGCCCGCCGAACCCGTACAACCTGGTTGGCTCCATCGTGCACTTCCTGACCAAGGGCATCCCCGAGCTCGACGAAGTCGGTCGTCCCATGGTGTTCTTCGGCGAATCCGTGCACGACAACTGCCCGCGCCAGGAATTCTTCGACAACGACCAGTTCGCGCCTTCCTTCGGTTCCGAAGAGGCTCGCAAGGGCTGGTGTCTGCGGAAGCTGGGTTGCCGCGGTCCCGAGACATACAACAACTGTCCGACCGTGAAGTTCAACCAGTACAACTGGCCCGTTCAGGCTGGCCATCCCTGCATCGGCTGCTCCCAGCCCAACTTCTGGGACGGCGAGGACTGGGACGGCGAGACCTACATCTACGCCGACCTCACCTAG
- a CDS encoding HypC/HybG/HupF family hydrogenase formation chaperone, giving the protein MCLAIPAEILEIEDGVATCKVGEGNTTVQCSIMLLPEEAVIGDYVIIHAGFAIQKMDPAEAKETLKILRDMVEVMGGANYQHDML; this is encoded by the coding sequence ATGTGCCTCGCGATACCTGCTGAGATTCTCGAAATTGAGGACGGCGTTGCCACCTGCAAGGTGGGTGAGGGCAATACCACTGTCCAGTGTTCCATCATGCTGCTGCCCGAAGAGGCGGTCATTGGCGACTACGTGATCATTCACGCGGGATTCGCCATCCAGAAGATGGACCCTGCCGAGGCAAAGGAAACCCTCAAAATCCTCCGCGACATGGTGGAGGTGATGGGCGGCGCGAATTATCAGCACGACATGCTGTAA
- a CDS encoding YeiH family protein: protein MANSDVGRPSNVPLWILSGLLLLYGILVYSGMFEQLFKTLHVHKQVDLMEAMSFILGGVGVVTALMRGGRMNKPQTKLDIFVLETIPGILFIIVLAMGIRWFAEPLVTIMSDSLVPVLGFKIHKVLNLNYVVLGIIVGIVITNSWGIPAFAASGVKTARFVLKMGVILLGARYSFAELAKLGMVSVWMIGFFVLGTVFFVLFLGKMFRQPKSMTGVLSAGMGVCGVSATVACAPVVRARCSEMAYTIGTILGFGILCMFAFPTIGKIVGMNPTQFGAWAGTGILNSAQVAAACLAFNSVDIKTLKVGEIFNITRVLFLPVIVLVLASWYGKQSGQKLSFKEVVIDKFPLFIIGFLILFFMSSMGVFSPPSHYKGKYLDFSYNQRTEVTPEELVVLGSAQAAGIPGLKAEEQAAFNDLVHQRQIAGNYDERDNKSVFDATARKRMAALESIIARDKGGEITIAKDVKSAIKHAVKQVHKKSKTIVTLTDAMIWFFAYGLIGLGMQITRKSLAQAGGWPLVMGAISGVTKATLSFIVVMYFVKDVVLK, encoded by the coding sequence ATGGCAAATTCCGATGTCGGACGTCCGAGCAACGTCCCCCTCTGGATTCTGAGCGGACTCCTGCTGCTCTACGGAATCCTCGTCTATTCCGGCATGTTCGAACAGCTTTTCAAGACCCTGCATGTCCACAAGCAGGTCGACCTCATGGAGGCCATGAGTTTCATTCTGGGCGGCGTGGGTGTCGTGACGGCCCTGATGCGCGGCGGACGCATGAACAAACCCCAGACCAAACTGGACATCTTTGTTCTGGAAACCATTCCCGGCATCCTGTTCATCATCGTGCTGGCCATGGGCATCCGCTGGTTTGCCGAGCCTCTGGTCACCATCATGTCGGACAGCCTGGTGCCGGTGCTCGGGTTCAAGATTCACAAGGTCCTGAACCTCAACTACGTGGTGCTCGGCATCATCGTGGGCATCGTGATCACCAACAGCTGGGGCATCCCGGCCTTTGCCGCCTCGGGTGTCAAGACCGCCCGATTCGTGCTGAAGATGGGCGTCATCCTGCTCGGCGCGCGCTACTCCTTTGCGGAGCTGGCCAAGCTGGGCATGGTTTCCGTCTGGATGATCGGCTTCTTCGTGCTGGGCACCGTGTTCTTCGTGCTCTTTCTGGGCAAGATGTTCCGGCAGCCCAAGTCCATGACCGGCGTGCTTTCCGCAGGCATGGGCGTGTGCGGCGTGTCCGCCACCGTGGCCTGCGCCCCGGTCGTGCGCGCTCGCTGCTCCGAGATGGCCTATACCATCGGCACCATCCTCGGCTTCGGCATCCTGTGCATGTTCGCCTTCCCCACCATCGGCAAGATCGTGGGCATGAACCCGACCCAGTTCGGCGCGTGGGCCGGTACAGGCATCCTGAACTCCGCACAGGTCGCGGCTGCGTGCCTCGCCTTCAACTCCGTGGACATCAAGACCCTGAAGGTCGGCGAAATCTTCAACATCACCCGCGTCCTGTTCCTGCCCGTGATCGTGCTGGTTCTGGCCTCCTGGTACGGCAAGCAGTCCGGGCAGAAACTGTCCTTCAAGGAAGTGGTGATCGACAAGTTTCCCCTGTTCATCATCGGCTTCCTGATCCTGTTCTTCATGTCCTCCATGGGCGTGTTCTCACCGCCCAGCCATTACAAGGGCAAGTATCTCGACTTCAGCTACAACCAGCGCACCGAAGTCACTCCCGAGGAACTCGTGGTGCTGGGCTCTGCTCAGGCTGCGGGCATTCCCGGCCTGAAAGCCGAGGAACAGGCCGCATTCAACGATCTCGTGCACCAGCGCCAGATCGCGGGCAACTATGACGAACGCGACAACAAGTCCGTTTTCGATGCCACGGCCCGCAAGCGCATGGCGGCTCTGGAATCCATCATCGCCCGCGACAAGGGCGGCGAAATCACCATAGCCAAGGATGTGAAGTCCGCAATCAAGCACGCGGTCAAGCAGGTACACAAGAAGTCCAAGACCATCGTGACCCTGACCGACGCCATGATCTGGTTCTTTGCCTACGGCCTCATCGGCCTCGGCATGCAGATCACGCGCAAGTCCCTGGCTCAGGCCGGCGGCTGGCCTCTGGTCATGGGCGCCATCTCCGGCGTGACCAAGGCCACCCTGTCCTTCATCGTCGTCATGTACTTCGTCAAGGACGTCGTGCTCAAGTAA
- a CDS encoding sigma-54-dependent transcriptional regulator — MIEASGILVVDDEKDFAHGIARLLRSRFPEERIATANSGAQALDMIREQPFHVMLTDLNMPGMDGMELMRRVLDIAPQTSLVMLTAYGTIESAVETLKLGAYDFLTKPIEPDQLFKVAGKGLERSRLLGENSRLRAIVARQGADGSLVGESLAVRRLKEAVAAVAASEYTVLIRGESGTGKELVARTIHRLSARRDRELVTVNCPAIPDQLLESELFGHVKGAFTGADRDRKGLFLNADRGTLLLDEIGDISLDVQTKLLRCLQEGEIRPVGASRNHAVDVRILASTNQSLEQRMEEHTFREDLYYRLNVLTVQVPPLRDRMEDIPLLAHTFMARSCEEMNACPKEIAPEALAYLCAKPWPGNVRELQNFIRRLAVFASGETVDMAIVRLVESQGGASPGVEASPVSAYKDAKDAVLDGFTRAYVNRLLISTSGNVSEAARISSLSRVALQKMLKRLEINADKYR, encoded by the coding sequence ATGATCGAAGCAAGCGGAATACTCGTTGTCGACGATGAAAAGGATTTTGCGCACGGCATTGCCCGGCTGCTCCGGAGTCGGTTTCCGGAAGAACGCATAGCCACGGCCAATTCCGGGGCACAGGCCTTGGACATGATCCGGGAACAGCCGTTTCACGTCATGCTCACGGATCTGAACATGCCGGGCATGGACGGCATGGAACTCATGCGCCGGGTTCTGGACATTGCGCCCCAGACCTCGCTGGTCATGCTTACGGCCTATGGCACCATCGAGTCGGCCGTGGAGACCCTGAAGCTCGGGGCCTACGATTTTCTGACCAAGCCCATCGAGCCGGATCAGCTTTTCAAGGTCGCGGGCAAGGGGCTGGAACGCAGTCGGCTGCTCGGTGAGAATTCCCGGTTGCGCGCCATCGTGGCCCGGCAGGGCGCGGACGGCTCCCTTGTGGGCGAAAGCCTTGCCGTGCGGCGGCTCAAGGAGGCCGTGGCTGCCGTGGCCGCGTCCGAATACACCGTGCTCATTCGGGGCGAGTCCGGCACGGGCAAGGAACTGGTGGCCCGGACCATTCATCGTCTTTCCGCGCGACGCGACAGGGAACTGGTGACCGTGAACTGTCCGGCCATCCCGGACCAATTGCTGGAAAGCGAACTCTTCGGCCACGTCAAGGGCGCGTTCACCGGCGCGGATCGCGACCGCAAGGGACTGTTCCTGAACGCGGACAGGGGCACTCTGCTGCTGGACGAGATCGGGGACATCTCCCTGGATGTGCAGACCAAGCTGCTCCGCTGCCTTCAGGAAGGGGAAATCAGGCCGGTCGGCGCGAGCCGCAACCATGCCGTGGACGTGCGCATTCTGGCCAGCACCAATCAGTCCCTTGAGCAGCGCATGGAAGAGCATACCTTTCGCGAGGACCTGTACTACCGGCTCAACGTGCTCACCGTGCAGGTGCCGCCTCTGCGCGACAGAATGGAGGACATTCCCCTGCTGGCTCACACCTTCATGGCCCGGAGCTGCGAGGAGATGAACGCCTGCCCCAAGGAGATCGCACCCGAGGCTCTGGCCTATCTCTGCGCCAAGCCGTGGCCCGGCAATGTGCGGGAACTCCAGAATTTCATCCGGCGGCTCGCGGTGTTCGCGTCCGGGGAAACCGTGGACATGGCCATAGTGCGGCTGGTGGAAAGTCAGGGCGGCGCATCTCCGGGCGTGGAGGCATCCCCGGTCTCGGCGTACAAGGACGCCAAGGACGCGGTTCTGGACGGTTTCACCCGGGCCTACGTGAACCGGCTGCTCATATCCACAAGCGGCAACGTGTCCGAGGCCGCCCGCATCAGCAGTTTGTCCCGGGTCGCGCTTCAGAAGATGCTCAAGCGGCTCGAGATCAATGCGGACAAATACCGCTAA